In Chloroflexia bacterium SDU3-3, the genomic stretch GCTGGATCGCCTGCTGCGGGTTCCACTTGTCAAGGATCGCCCAGACAAATGCGGCCATCAGCAGCCAGAGCAGCTGGGTGTGGGCGCGCATGGCGAAGTCTACCACGTAGCGGCTTTGTGGCATACTCTGGGTCAGCTGCGCGACCCACTGGCCGGGGAGCGCCATTGCCTGGGTGATCTGGGCCTGCACATCGACCTGCGCGGCCACAAGCTCGAATACCTGCCAGCCGATCAGCAGCGAGAGCAGGATGGATGCGGTGGTGGCGATGTAGGCACAGATCACATGCCAGCGCTTCGGCTGCGGGCTGAGCGCAGCGGCAAAGGCCGCCTGCGACAGTGTCATCGTCAGCAGGTTGGCGGTGAGATCTGAGGGCACCTCCCAGCGCAGCTCGCAGCGGGTGGCGTTATCGAGCTGCTCGTGCTTGCGCGCGTAGGCCGCACATGCTGGGCACGAGCGAATATGTTCTTGAACCTCTAGGTCGGCGCTGGTGGCGTCGAGCAGCAGCTCTTTGCGGATGTGAGAACATGTGACCATAGCTACCTCGCCTTTGCCATGCCCAGAGTGGCAAATGGGCTGAACAGCGATACCTGGCGGTTCCGCTCGACCTTGGGCGGCGCAGCGACCTCGCGCACGCGCGGCGGTTGGGCACCTTGCTCCTGGGCTTCAAGCAGCGTTGCCAGCCGCTCTTTCCCGCGCCGAATATGGCTCTTGACAGTGTTCAGAGGCATATCAAGCACCTCGGCAATATCCGAGTACTTCATATCATCAAAGTAGTAGAGGGTGAGCACTAGGCGGTAGTGCTCTTCGAGTTGGCCCAGGGCGGCGCGCACCTGATTCCGCAGCTCCTGCGAGTCAAGCGCATCGGCGGGGTTCGACCAGCGGTCGTCGTCGGCCACCTGCCGCATGGGGTCTAGCTCATCCTCTTCGGCGGCATTTGGTACGATCTGCACCTGCCGCCCCCGGCGACGCAGCTCATCGCGCCCCAAGTTTACCACTAGGCGGTAGAGCCAGGTGGTGAATCGGCTCTCGCCATTGTACTGGGGAAGAGCGCGACAGAGGCGGATGAAGGCTTCTTGCGTCAGGTCAGCAGCGTCTTCGGGATTTTTGAGCACGCTCATCGCGATGCTGTAGACATAGTGCTGCTGGCTCAGGATGATCTGGGCAAATGCCTCTCGATCCCCTGCCTGCGCGCGTCCGATAATATCAGCAGATGGCTCGGCCACCGTTTCATTCCTCCTGCAGCTTGTTCCAAGAACTCGCCTGCCAGTGATACTGTTATCCATGACGTAGTGGCGAGAAAGAAAGTTGCAGCAGATCGGTGCAGATTTGCAAAAGAGATCGAAATGCGGCTGATGGGTTGGCTTGCGAGGCGTAGGAGGGGGCTAAAAGTACGTGCTCGCTTCGATTTGGGCGCGGTAGCAGAAAAAGCCGTAGGCGCTGTCTTGCCACGGCTTTCTGCAAATGCTTGGTGTGCTCGATACCGCTAGGTACGCCATTTCCGACACGTGATGGTGGTGCCCTGGCCTTCTGATGAGCGGATGTCGAACTCATCCATCAGGCGCTTCGCGCCCGGAAGACCCATACCCATACCACGTGAGGTACTATAGCCGTCTTGCATCACGAGATCGATGTTAGCGATACCTGGACCTTGGTCTTCGCAGACAATCTCGATACCCTTGCGCCCAGTGCGTTCGATCTCGCGCACTGTAACGTTCCCCGTACCTGCGTACAGGAAGATATTACGCGCAAGCTCGCTCACCGCGGTTGCAATCCGCGCCTGATCGATCGCGCCGAAGCCCAGGGCCTTGGCGGTGTCGCGGGCGAGGGTTCGGGCGATGACGATATCGAGGTCGCTGCGGATTACCGCAACTTTACCCTGCGCCATCACCACTCTCCTCAACCTGTCGACGAAGGATAGCAAGACCTTTTTCGAGGTTCAGAGCGGTTAGGACGCCCCGAAGCTCAAGCCCAAGCTCAACAAGTGTGATTGCCACTGCTGGTTGTAATCCAGTGATCACCACACGCGTACCCATGAGGCCGGCCATAGCGGCGATGTCGCTGATGAGGCGGCCAATGAAACTGTCGACGACATCGACGGCGGTCAAGTCGACAATCAGCCCACGCGCTTTTGTCTCATAGATGCGCTGGAGAAGATCGTCTTTGAACTGCACGGCGGACGCATCATGAAGAGCGACCTGAATCGATGCAATCAAGACATTTTCAATTTTGAGGATCGGGATCCGGAGGCTTTCCAAGACTGTGACCTCCTCGACAAGCTGCGAGAGATTAATGTCTACTATTCCAATGGTTGCAGCTCGGCAGGCAGGAAGGCTCCCAACATGGGCACACGCTGTAAGCGATTACGCCTTCAGCTTCTTCTGCTCCGAGGCAGGGGCATGAGAGACCCATGACGGACCTTCTACCTCCACGAACAAGTATACACTATTTCTGGCAATTTGCTAAATAAGCCAATATGAATAATTGTGATCAGAACGGTAGCAGACACAGCATGTGGCTGTATCTGGATGCTATAATGCTACGACCTTCATAGATTACCATATGTTGAGCGCATGAATTACGCATGATAACACGCGATTTTACGGCCACAACGTTTATTGTTCACAATGCATGTACGCTCCTTTTGTTTCACCGGAAGTTGCACATATGGGTGCCGCCAGGCGGTCATATCGAACCACATGAGCTTCCCCATGTTGCAGCCCTACGTGAGGTGCGCGAGGAAACCGGTTTTGATGCAGAGCTGATCGCCAAAGGGGCTTGGTTGGGAAAGGTTGAAGTGCTGCCCCAACCCCAGTGTATTCTACTAGAAGATATTGCGCCTG encodes the following:
- a CDS encoding STAS domain-containing protein, which translates into the protein MESLRIPILKIENVLIASIQVALHDASAVQFKDDLLQRIYETKARGLIVDLTAVDVVDSFIGRLISDIAAMAGLMGTRVVITGLQPAVAITLVELGLELRGVLTALNLEKGLAILRRQVEESGDGAG
- a CDS encoding DUF3379 domain-containing protein gives rise to the protein MVTCSHIRKELLLDATSADLEVQEHIRSCPACAAYARKHEQLDNATRCELRWEVPSDLTANLLTMTLSQAAFAAALSPQPKRWHVICAYIATTASILLSLLIGWQVFELVAAQVDVQAQITQAMALPGQWVAQLTQSMPQSRYVVDFAMRAHTQLLWLLMAAFVWAILDKWNPQQAIQQRQSA
- a CDS encoding anti-sigma regulatory factor encodes the protein MAQGKVAVIRSDLDIVIARTLARDTAKALGFGAIDQARIATAVSELARNIFLYAGTGNVTVREIERTGRKGIEIVCEDQGPGIANIDLVMQDGYSTSRGMGMGLPGAKRLMDEFDIRSSEGQGTTITCRKWRT
- a CDS encoding sigma-70 family RNA polymerase sigma factor, which gives rise to MAEPSADIIGRAQAGDREAFAQIILSQQHYVYSIAMSVLKNPEDAADLTQEAFIRLCRALPQYNGESRFTTWLYRLVVNLGRDELRRRGRQVQIVPNAAEEDELDPMRQVADDDRWSNPADALDSQELRNQVRAALGQLEEHYRLVLTLYYFDDMKYSDIAEVLDMPLNTVKSHIRRGKERLATLLEAQEQGAQPPRVREVAAPPKVERNRQVSLFSPFATLGMAKAR
- a CDS encoding NUDIX domain-containing protein translates to MITRDFTATTFIVHNACTLLLFHRKLHIWVPPGGHIEPHELPHVAALREVREETGFDAELIAKGAWLGKVEVLPQPQCILLEDIAPDHQHVDLVYFARITAGELDYSPREAADARWYSWDALGGEEIAEDIRQLGRQAIAACAGTDDTIGDRSV